Within the Pseudomonas guangdongensis genome, the region CGGCCGACCCTCGTGCGGACAAAGCGCCGATGGTAGCAAAAGCGCTCCGCGATCAGCCAGACGCCCGCCCCCCTTCAATCGTCGAGGGCGGACAGGAAGTGCGGCCCCAGGTAACGCTCGGGCAGGCGGAAGGGTTCGGGGTATTCGACCCGGACCAGATACAGGCCGTAGGGGTGGGCGGTGACCCCGCCCTGGCGACGGTCGCGCGCCGCCAGCACCTCGCCGGCCCAGCCGGGCTCGCGCTCGCCGGCGCCGATGCTCATCAGCACGCCGGCGATGTTGCGCACCATATGGTGGAGGAAGGCATTGGCGCGGATATCCAGCACGATGAACCGCCCATGCTCGATGACCCGCAGGTGGTGCAGGGTCTTGATCGGCGACTTGGCCTGGCACTGCACGGCGCGGAACGAGGTGAAGTCGTGGGTGCCGACCAGCGCCCTGGCGGCGACGGCCATGCGCGCGGCATCCAGCGGCCGGTGGTTCCAGGTCACCTCCTCGGCCAGATGCGCCGGGCGCACCGGGTCGTTATAGATGACATAGCGATAGCGGCGTGCCATCGCGGAGAAACGCGCATGGAAATCGGCCGGCATCACCTTCGCCCAGGTCACGCTGATGTCCGCCGGCAGGTTGGCATTGGCGCCCATCACCCAGGCCTTGAGCGGTCGCTCCACCCGGGTATCGAAATGCACCACCTGGCCGCTGGCGTGCACCGCGGCGTCGGTACGTCCGGCGCACATCAGCGACACCGGCTCGGCGGCCACCCGCGACAGCGCCTGTTCGAGAAAGCCCTGCACGGTGGGCACGCCGGACTCCTGGCGCTGCCAGCCGCGATAGCGGGCTCCCTTGTATTCAACGCCGAGGGCGATTCTGGAAAAGCCGACGGCAGCCCTTTCGGCTGCCGTCGTGGAAGGGTATTGCTCTGGGATCATTCAGGTCATGCGTCCGATCAGTTCGCGGGCTTCCTGCTGCTGGGCGGCACTCCCTTCCCGGAGCACCTCGTCGAGAATGTCACGGGCGCCTTCGACGTCGCCCATGTCGAGGTAGACGCGCGCCAGCTCCAGCTTGGTCGCCGCCTCGTCGGCATCGGTGGGCAGATCGAGATCGCTCTCGCCCAGGGGCGCAGCCGACAGGTCGAACTGCAGGTCGTCAAGCGTGGCGCGGCCGCTCTGCGGCGCAGGCGCCATGGCGTCCGCCTG harbors:
- the truA gene encoding tRNA pseudouridine(38-40) synthase TruA, producing the protein MIPEQYPSTTAAERAAVGFSRIALGVEYKGARYRGWQRQESGVPTVQGFLEQALSRVAAEPVSLMCAGRTDAAVHASGQVVHFDTRVERPLKAWVMGANANLPADISVTWAKVMPADFHARFSAMARRYRYVIYNDPVRPAHLAEEVTWNHRPLDAARMAVAARALVGTHDFTSFRAVQCQAKSPIKTLHHLRVIEHGRFIVLDIRANAFLHHMVRNIAGVLMSIGAGEREPGWAGEVLAARDRRQGGVTAHPYGLYLVRVEYPEPFRLPERYLGPHFLSALDD